Within the Miscanthus floridulus cultivar M001 chromosome 17, ASM1932011v1, whole genome shotgun sequence genome, the region TAAATGGATGTTTATGCGGTACTTCTAAATTGCTCAATTTTCTTTCTACACAGAAAATGCAGTAATACGAGTTGAAAATAGATATGCTGTAATCTCATCACTGTCCAACTTTTCAAAATGCTAATATCAACAGCTATAATTGCAGCTATACAGATATATTATATAAAAGAAAAGCTACATAAACTTGGTGAATGAACTTAAATATTCAGAATGAGTATCAACTCACAAGTTATTGAACAGATATGTTGCGAGGAAGTCCAAACCCATGCTTCCACATCATGCCAAGTATAGTGTTGGCCTCAGTCCTCCGCCCACAACTAACGTATGCCTTGTACATgatccaaaatgtcttctttgtTTGATCAATCTTAAAACATTCCATCTCATCTAGCACCCCATGCATCTCTTCCAACCGATGGTGCTTCCCATACATCACCATCTTGCAGTGGTACAAGCTCCGGCACAGCTTCCAACCAGCCTCCTCAGCCTGACGGACAAAATGTACAAGTTTGACAACTGCGTCATACCGAAAATAGCTACATATGATGGCCCGTATCACCTTCATTGTGTTGACAATGGTATTGCGTTCCAATGCCTCAGAAATATGCAGCTCCATCCCCTCAACCAACCCTTCCTGCGCGTACACCTTAATTAAGAGCACATTTAGCCATGCCCTGTAATCATCAGGACCCAACTGCTTGAGCAAATCCTCAATCTTTTGGATTCTACCTACATGGTAAAACTTGCAGTATGCGCACAGCATTGCACGAATATGCACAATGTCAACCTTTCTGACAAGTTTGCAAGCACGCTCATAAGCTTGCTCCATTTTATAGATCCTCCCGGCATGTGCATATCCTCTTAACATCAACATGTGCGTAGTAGCATCTGGAGCAACATGGCCCGACACCATATCCTGAAACACGGCTTCCATTTTGTCCCACATCCAGGCGGTGAGGTAACCAGAGATGATTGCATTGTACGTACCAATAGTGCGGGGTTGGCCAGAAGCATCCAGCGACTGGAGCGTGGCCTCCATGTGGTCAACGAGGAGAGAGCGACCGTACAGGGCGATGAGGATGTTGTACGAGTCCACGTTGGGCGGACCGCACCTTGGGTCGCGCTCCAGCGCGTGGAAGACCTCGATGCAGCTGTCAAGGAGGCCGTTGTGCATGTATGCCGCCATAAGAGCGTTGTAGAGCCCCTGGTTAGGGGAATGGATAGCGGCGCCGTCGGCAAAGAGCGCGGCCGCCGCGTCATGGTCGCGGGCGCGGCTCGCGAGCGAGATGGCGAGGGCGAACTCGCCGAGCGAGGGGGCCGGGGAGAGCGCGCGGCGGAATGAGAATACGGCGAGCCCTAGCCGCGGCCTGGACCGGAGCAGCGAGAGGAGCTCGAGCGACGCGAGGGGAGAGACGGCGAGGAGGGTAGGGAAGGAGTGCTCGTGGAGGGCGGGCACCGGGTCCGGGTCGGGCCCCGGGAGCGCGGTGAGCGAGGTGGCGAGCGAGGAGACGGCGGCGCGGAGATGGGATGCCGCGAAGGGCGGGAGCGGCGGGGACGCAGAAGAACAAGACGCCGGGCACCACGACCCGGTGGGATTgggcggaggaggcggcggcggcggccacgtgTAGGAGATCACGTCGGGTGGGACGGAGCCGGCGGTGAAGGACCGAGGGGTGGTGGCGTCGTGGAGGCAGCAGCGGCTGCGGAGCAGGGGGACGAGGGAGCAGGCGGGGCGGCGGGACAtagggggaggcggcggcggcggcgcgaggggtTTAGGCCTTTAGGGAGGATCCGCGTGGGGAGTGGACGTGGAGGAGGCGAGGAGCGCACGAGGCCACATCGTCCTGGTGTGCTGGATGGGTTTCTTTAGGCGGGGGCCTATGCTGTGCGAGTATGGCGGGCTTTGCAGAAAAAACGGTTCGGCCCCGCCAGGTTGGCCGCGAAGAGACCAAACAAGTGACATGGGCTTTAGCCCATGTTTTGTGATTTGATGAGAGCACGAGTGATACGAGTGGAACTGGCTCACACATAAGAGCAACAAGGTAAATGGTGAGTTAACTCATGAAATCATTCAACATGCGCCAGGGGACCCTCTATCCCGTACTTGTTTCTTCTCTGTGCAGAAGGTTTTTCAGCGCTTCTCCACCATGCTGAGGCAACAAATATGGTTCAAGGGATTCGAATTTGTCCCGGGATGCCTAGTGTTTCTCACCTGTTATCCGCGGATGGTAATGTTGCTCATTTGTAGTACATCTTGGACGTGTATGAGGAGTGCTCGAGACAAAAGATAAACAAGGAGAAATCGGCAATCATGTTTAGCAAAAACACTAACAGTACGGTGAGGTCTGATATCAAGCATGTTATTGGTTTACTTACAGAAATGGAACATGAAAAGTGTCTCGGCCTTTACTCTACATCGGTGGATCCAAGAAAGAAGCTTTCCAATATATCAATGACTGAATATGGAATATAATTCAAGGCTGGAAGGAGAAACTGCTATCAAAAGCGAGGAAAGAGGCCTTAGTTAAGGCAATAACGCAGGCAATTCCAACATATGGCATGCCTTGCTTTGATCTCACGGAATCCTTCTATGATGAGTTGAGCATGGTGATATGTTGATATTGGAGTATTCAGGATAAGGATAAAACACATTGGCTTTCTCGGGATAAGTTGCTACAGCCAAAACGTGATGGAGGCTTGGGGTTTTGAGATTTGCACCATTTTTAACTTGGCAATGCTAGCAAAATATAGTTGGAGGCTTGCCCAAAATCCAGAATGATTATGTGGCATACTTCTCGGATATCAATCTTTTGAATGCGGGTGCGAAACAGGGCATGTCTATACATGGAGAAGTATCTTGAAGGGCAATGTTCTGCTGAAGAATGGTATTATGTGGAGAGTGGGAGATGGAGAATTGATCAACATTTGGGATAATCTGTGGTTGTTGCATGGAACAACACATATGGTGAGCAGTTTGTGTGGCCAAACTCTAATCCAACGAGTATGTGAACTGATTAATCCAGTGATAAACCAGTGGGATGAAGATTTGGTTAAGTCAATTCTTAATGAGGAGGATGTTGGCGTGACATCAGCTATCTCGTTGTGGGAGGACATTTTGGCTATCCTAGGTTGGCATTTTGACTCAAAAAGGTCTTTTTAGTGTCAAATCGACGTATAAGGTTAGTAGAAATTACGCTTATGATAGCCATGTACGGTGCTACTGTTCACAATCCGGCAATGGCACTATGTTCCCATGGAATAAAATCTGGCCTCTCCAGGTTCCAAATAAGTGAAGCACTTCATCAGGAAAGTTTGCACATAATAGCTTGCCTCTGCACCGCAAGATACAAGTCCGTGGAATGGATTGCAACACTAGGTGCCCTATGTGCCATAGACTGGATGAGGACGGGGGACACTTATTTTTCAATTGGAAGTATGCCCGTCGGGTGTGGAGAGAGCTTCCAATGGAGGAAAGCAGAGTTACTTTAGGTGTGTTCTCGTCCTCAATGGAGGTACTCAGATGTATGTGGAGCTGGAAGGGAGAGAAACAGCTGTGACCCCTCATCACCATTTGGGAGATTGTAAGGATCTATGGATGGCTAGAGGAAAGGTGAATAGCTATAAACAATCCTTCAAAGACAACAACACGACTAGACTCATATAAGAGGTGTGATTCCTAACAATTCTACATGCCTAGCCTAGCACTTCAAGGCAATCCTTCCTACATAATTTTAGTGAGCAAGCTACTCTAGTGCACACAAGCTACTCGAGGCAAACTAGTTAACTAGTCGAGCTAAACAAGAGAGACAACTACTTGAATTACTCTACTTAACTACTTGGGCTACAAAAGCACTACACACGCACAAGATGAATACAAGTAAATAACTGAGGTGTAGTGATGGAAACCAACGGGGCAAGAGACGCAACCTGAGGTTTGGCTACTCACCGGCAACCTACGTCCTCGTTGAGGCGCGTCCTTGATTGTTGCTCCGCTCGCTAGCAAAGAAAGCCCTCAAGCTTGACCATCAATGGTGCTTGCTTATAAGACAGATCAATCAACAAGGCACTCCAACTAGCCTCGATTCCAATAAAGTCGTTCTTCACAATCTCCATGAGGATGAGCACCGAGCCTCTCGCAATCAATCGATTGAAGCCCTTGCACAATCACTAAGCGACGCACAACGATCTCCACCAGCTctaagtcatctaggtggtagcaaccaccaagagtaacaagaaatcccgcagccaccatgCTTCtttagtgccacaagatgcaaaTCAACTTGTGAGTGCATCAATCCTATTAGTGGGTTTTGGTGCATAGATGACGATGCATGTACAGAACTAATGATGTTTTATAAGAATTTCAATTATATACACTAATGTGAAAATTGCAAACAGAAACATGGGACCCCTCAGTTTCTACTACAAAGAAAACTACAACACCTCGCTTCAACTGGAAGAAGCTCGCATTTATTTTAAATTCATTTGAGTATAGGTTgtagtactattaagagggatagaAATCTCATTACTTGAATGTATTCTTGTGCTCAATGGATCACTAACATACCCCTAGACACCTTAGAACTGTAACCCACGGTTGACTCAACCCAATGTTGTTTTTCTGTTTTGTCAAGAAATTCTGGTCCTCAGAATTACCGAGCTACTAGCCTAGCAAATTCTGGCTTAGGGTGCTCAGGCTGCTGGTTGCTGACTTACCAAAAATTTCGATGGTGTGCCTAGAAATTTAGGCCTAGGAATTTCCGAGCTATCCCTAGCTAATTTACGAGAAAACCTGCTCAGGTTGTAATGCTTCTCCTTAACCGGAAATTCCACTGTGTGACCGGAAATTCTAGGCTAACGAGCATTTATGAGGGAGAGCACTGTTTCCTCTAAGGACACGAATTTTCGGTGCCTCGCCCTAGAAATTATGGGATGGATCTCAGTCATCGCCAACTACTTTGTTGGCTGATAGAGTGAATCTATTTCACTCCCTCATCTTCCTGTCTCTCTCCTTGGCACTTTAAACACTTTCACCTACTTTGAGACAAAAGCTCCATTGCTTTCACTCTCTCACACACTCACTCTGTCGGTGTTTTATAAACcgaactagtaaacttatacgattgcctTGCTGCTCTAGAAAAACGATGGTAGCATTCAATAAACACGAAAGGTTAGTGCAGcatgcttgctcttgtcagagcaggcGCGCCTAGCTGCGCTCGACCTCCCCCATCCCTCCCAGGGGGCGTGGCAGGGTGAAAGGTCCCAATATGGCTacagaggggtgaatagcctatttaaaaatctacatatcaactagagcaatttgattagtataacaaatagtgaaatataaacttgctctagctctacaagggttgcaagccacttatccaacaattctagttgctatgatctctagacacaatttgttatgtcactactcactaagagctctcacacttgctacactaaagagctccactagatgaacttaaaacaacaaagcaagctctcaattctaattacactaaagagcttgctacaactaggttgcaagaatataaatgagtgagtagggtgattataccgacatgtagagcagtgaaccaattacaagatgaatactaaatcaatcaccaggagaataccaaagggcaagagacaaccaatttttatcccaagattcacgtgcttgctggcacgctagtccccgttgtgttgaccaacacttggtggttcagcggctaaaaggtgttgcacgaacctcgtccacacaattggatcgcaaaacctatccacaagtgaggtaactcaatgacacgagcaatccactagagttatctttcggtgctccactggggaaggcacaagactcctcacaatcaccatgatcagagccggagacaatcaccaacctccgctcaacgatcatcgctgctccaagccatctaggtggcggcaaccaccaagagtaacaagtgaatcccacagcgaaacataaatgccaagtgccactagatgcaatcactcaagtaatgcatttggattctctctcaatctcacaatgatgatggatcaatgatggagatgagtggggggctttggctaagctcacaaggttgttgtgGCAGAATCCCACAATCCTTCAAAGACAACAACACGACTAGACTCATATAAGAGGTGTGATTCCTAACAATTCTacatgcctcacaggagtgcttgtcttccattagacactaagcacttaagggagaacactaaattactcggttccgtcgggcacaccctaggggagaacccgaaaatccacatttttgccatcaggatcacaaatgagagaataaagcttacatcattcgtaaccatttcttacatcacttttgatacaacatcagagtataatatttattaatataatagcggaatgaaatcatattatcagagttataaacaatttaattgaacagcggaatagaaacatgtgaacagagttacagcgaaaataaacatctattagtgacatgatgaagtattgatatatatagactaTGACAACGGATTattaatttttatttataaaaacatttagtgagagttataaatgaagactacgatcgtagcgtaaaggaaatcctctctgagcccaccaggaggaatccagaCACAAAGGttagctcaagcctccacctattacctgcaacagggggaataaaaccctgagtactcaattgtactcagcaagacttacccgacaggaggaaagaaaagactccaagaatatgcaaggctatctggtttgtgggtttattgcatttgcaggaagcattactaagcgtgcgtccttatgttcgatttttattaatagccgcattggttcattaactaaccattctatgtaagcacctgtgctactttcaagcaggtggtaagcaatcagatttcctttgtccatcttctatctttcatctttcagttcttactacgatgctaaaccgtagacaagccgtaccggatcgtccgacgattcgcgaatcaatgcccccagctgggtacctcgaaaacacacgccccacttgtaccccgggcacaagcaggaccaacccgtcactctcatgtcccgggtgtccaggtcttcgtccaaactgggactccaagcccccacccctgagtcctggactcagtgtggtgcaaggacctcctccaccaaaataaaaccctgacagtcgatccggaaagagctggatccacgacaagagagcaacaagtcttccaagcgcccatacacaagtatgtgcttgggataataagtctgtgacctacctagagtcatatgcagcgatcggtccttaaccgaccagacaagggaaaacagtgtaaccaagctatgccccatgtccacggcgacacaactccttacactcaccaatacccaaaccatatccctgcctagtcacaattttcctttccaccatttttatattttccaagtgatagtaatccaataatatattttctatctctcgtaagtgacaggcaatcactcgacttctatcaaagtcctatagcatagccttctacacgatcctgtcatactagtaagacttataggaATAAAaatgtatatgcaagtgggtttcattcaactccttaaaacttaatgcataaatataatttaaacagTAGAAAGTAAGggctatgcaccggggcttgcctgggtaagatacattaaaaagttagtgtctgcatctttagatcatccaccatcaactggatagaaggcCCATTGCAACATCTCATGGAGAGAATACcagtacaccatcttcggattcccaatcatccttcgatcgatccgttgatccatcatcgtacctatatgatatgccatgcgatgcaatgcaaagacataagtAATCGATTGCAACGGTGACTTGTAGAAATACCATTTACGCCTCTCAaactaacgagctagttctaacgacaaccGTACTTATCTATGTATCCATGTCGAATCAGGCGTTACTTCCCAAACGAAGTTTTAATTATGCAAACCCAAGTTGTCCCTTTATTCTATTCtgtcgatttaatcattattcgaaatatgtcatcattatctatttagcaaactaattattctagagctacaaactttacagtgagtacctaatattgttaggaccctactatacaaatttcatattcAATACTATTGCCAATTTATcagaacaattcctacaagttgtcTTTTTACATTATTAAGTatcccaaattaattatatagctcctaagattattatccaactatgtgaacaaattatactaacaagtagatcatgattttagaaacttaataaaattggtttcatcatttttggacaactacacaattttatattgatcttgcaagtttatttctgaactaaTTAACAAATATTTTGGAAAACTAAAAGGACCAATGCTTGGCTCGGCCCGTAGACACGCGCGCGGCCCAGGCGAGAGTGGTGCTCGGCCGGCCCAGCAAGACCGCAACCAGCCGACCCAGCATGGTGGTCGAGCGGCTCAGGCGTGCAGACACAAGCCGGCCACGTAGACTGGCCCAGCGGATGCGCCATGCGGCCCAACGCGAGACAGGCGCGACCTCAGCGCGGCCCGCTTCCGGCGCGTGCGGCCTAGGCGTGCCCGGCCGTAGACCGGCCCAAGCGGGGCAGGCGGCCCAGCAGAGGCGCGTGGGTgagcagccagccagcccagcggGGCAGGCGGCCCAGCAGACATGGCGACAGAAATTTTGTGCAATGGCCCCTTGCGCTTTCCCTAATCGCACTGAGGTCCACGAGCACTATTCAAACAAGTCACGTATTTGCAGCAAGGACCCTACATAAATTTATGTCTTGGATTCTTACCCTCTTCTACCTCCACAAAGCAGAGCACGGCACAGGGCATTGACCGACGGCGGCAGCAATGACGCATTGGGGCCGGGGAAGACACGACGACGGCGAACCACCCACCGGCGAGCTGCCCGGGGAGCCTGCGCGACCACACCAGGCCGCGGCAAGGCTCGAGCGGACCCCAGGCAGCCTCACGGGCCGAGGAAGCGGGCACACCGACCACGATAACGCTGGCCAGGCGAGGGCGGCAGGACGACGTGTGGTGCGGTGGTGCAGGAGGGTCGGGCGCGCGGGCACGAAGGATGTGGCGGTTCGGAACGGCCATGGGCTCGCGCGCGCTCACACGGAGATGACCGACGACGGCGAGCGAGGGACGCAGCGACAGCAGCCTTGGCGCACGGTGGTATGGCCCTCCAGGCGCGGTGATCCGCAGCGGTGGTGCGCGCACTCGAGGAAGAAGGCACGGGGTGGGACGACGCGTGCTCGGCCGCTCAGAAGCTCGGCCGGAGAGGACGGCGTGGCCAAGAGATTCAGGGAGCAGAGCTACACGCAGGTCGCGGCCATGGCGTGCTACGGCATGCGTGTGCTCACGCGAGGAGGGTCCAGCATCGGATGACGTGAGGCACAGCACGGAGGCGCAGCCTTGGCGGGTGGTGGCGGTCATGGCCCAACGCTGCGGGACTACAACAATGACATGAGACCACGGGGTTCGCGCTTGCCCGCAACGGACCGAGCGACGGATGGTGTGACCACGGCGGTGCTACAGGGCACAGAAGATAAAGAGAGAGCACGAACACGTGAGGCAATAGCGATGGCAATGGGCCACAACGACGTCGGTGCAGGCGGTTGGCAGCCGGAGTGAAAGAGAGAGTGGAGAGAGGTGGTGCAGAGCAAGCGCTCAGCTCATCTCGGAAAAGCGAGCAAAAATAGAGGCGGAGATGGCAGAGAAGAGCGGCACAGAGAAAAAGGACGAGAAGACCCGAGCGAGCTCGTCAAGTAAAGGCAGAGCAGTCCGATTGACATCGACCATGGCACGTGGTCCGGTCGGCGAATCAGAAATGGACAATGGCACGATGCACTTGAACTCGAAGCGGCCAAACCCGAGTGGGGGCAAGTGAGGTAGGGACACGTCGTCACCGTGACTAAGGCCGGAGAGCAGAGCGGGAGCAGCAGCACGTGGGTCGGCCGACTTCCATCACGTCAGATAGCAAAGCGATGAGACCATACGAGCAACGGGCagacaagcaaggcaggcaaGGTAGTAGAGACGCAGCGACGGGGCTAGACAGCAACGAGTAGAGCAGAGCAGGCAACAGCGTTTCAATCATCAAAGGAGATCGTGCTGGCCCTTTGCTTTACGTAACTGGTATATACCTTTATATCTATATACATATTCAATCATCAAAGGAGATCGTGCTGGCCCTTAGCTTTACGTAActggtatatatatataacggtttactaatttacatAAATTATAACGTCTAGGCGCAGGAAAATTTTTagcaaagctcgaatttaaatttgattcaaacgctatatatatatgtatatcgttctatttattaatggattttatttgatttatacaAGTTGCTTTTcctgcttaatctaacagaacaaaccgctcgtcatttacttgctagaatcgttatcggacaATCCCAACTATCTTTACACACTGAATAATTTAACTTggcgttgatttgagtccacgaaactaagtcacactggATTCGCGTATCGTgtcgaatacgttttaaatcaaaaatccgagaaacccatttcgaaaactttactgaggcctaaatcgcggcgctaaaaaaagttcgtaacactaggggtgttatggttgctatgtcaatacaaatagccaagagagtgagcttgagccagtcatgaggcttaaatataagcccccatgaaatagagttgttggctcaattattgggcagaCTGCGCATCGACCTGACGCGCTGCTCGAGTGCACCGGACGTGGCACCGGACGCACCATTCATGaataaccggacgtgtccggtaggtcgACCGGACACGCCCGGTCGCTCCCAGACTGCCACATGTCTAGTTCAAACCAAGGTAGCCATTGCTGCCCATACTTACATGCGACCGGACACTCAAACCAGACACTAAAATAGAAAGGACCAGACACTGAGCTGCAGTGTTCGGCCGAGTCTAGAGAGTACATGAggccgatcggacgcgtctaTTAGAAACTAACCGGACGTTGAGCCTCggtgtccgatcgagtccagtaagcacccatggtcgaccgaacgtgtccggtcactctagaccggatgctgccagtgtccgatcaactaTTTCACTGAACAACGACTTAgttgattcacaccggacacgtccggtcgttgAGATCGtcgttaataccggacgtgtccggtcaccataccagacgcgttcgatcactctgtgaccagcacgACTAACTTCTTTTTaattctatcttcttcacccttactcaaatgtgccaaccaccaagtgtattaccttgtgcacatgtgttagcatattttcataaacaatttcaagggtgttagcactccactagatcctaaatgcatatgcaatgaattagaacatctagtggcactttgataatcgcatttcgatacgagtttcactcctcttaatagtacagttatcgatcctaaatgtgatcacactcactaagtgtctcgatcactaaaacaaaatggctcctactatttatacctttgccttgagccttttgtttttctctttcttcttttccaagtttaagcatttgatcatcaccatgccatcaccatcatcatgatcttcaccattgcttcatcacttggagtagttatacctatctcataatcactttgataaactaggttagcacttagagtttcatcaattcaccaaaactaaactagagctttcaatctccctctttttgctaattgatgacaatcctttcacaaagatatgaattaaaattcaattgaattcatgttgcttgcctaagcacatttaccatatgtaaaaggatatggacaagtttcatgaatcccatatggtatcaattactccccctacatatatggtaagagtttggattatagcttgcgcatatgcttagatagaaaatatagaagacaatttctaccaaatgatgctaaggtataagagatgaacctttgaagcgtgataccaatcagagtgcaccaatatatcatccttagcaccattagtaactagacatacacaaaaactagaataccctatgagatcaacattacaagcaagggtctagtttctataaaataaacataagtctagttactttagcctatgcatgctagtttttcacttcaccattcaagcatataactagcatacaccacacaagcatagatattgaaatttaaaacttgtgccatgcaagcaaatataaatatatgaaatgcacattcaaatgcaacatacaagtttatgagcttgctccctctacttgtgtgcatttttttattGTGATTGATCcacttacaatgtcatttcatttgtttgctcctcctatcttactatctttgtgaatttctcttcccttttgtcaacaattagcacaaaaggtgggcttaaattatagatatgttagggtgaaaccatgtgaaatgaggatcatattcccaatttaattcaatttagattacttacaaaagatatttaactcggtttaatCCAACGAcatgcttcttcacacctccaaataagggttatcttgtaccatgttgagttaaacacttataccttattttctagatcaaacactaggtttacaagtccacaaacatgtcatatgctaccactagatcatttcaaacatacaagcaatagtggtaccatataaacatcaaattcatttgattttcatgaatgagcctaggacatgataggaatgactagatgcactaaataagtccttagcaatgtatggatgacatgtcaatcaactttaccttgctttgctcgaaggagatgtatgtcatataatggggggggtgcatcaacacatatttgagaagtcaagtatgtttaattcattccttagcttgtaaaacctcttcTTATCAAGTGGCTTAGTGAAGATGTCGGTAAGTTAAtttttggtgcccacactctcaatgctaatgtcccctttttgttgatgatctcttatgaaatgatgacggacatcaatatactttgttcttgaatgttgaaccaggttgttggtgagctttacgacactctcattatcacatagcaatgtcacttgcttgaatttgattccaaagtcactcaaagtagccttcatccaaactaattgagcacaacaactatcgaccaaaatgtattccacttcggcggttgaaagtgctacactattttgcttctttgatgaccaagacacaagtgatcttcctaatagttgacatgtgctcgatgtgctatttctctcaactttgcatcccgcataattagaATTCGAATatctaatcaactcaaatcttgctcctttgggataccacaatccaacattttgtgtatgcttcaag harbors:
- the LOC136517085 gene encoding pentatricopeptide repeat-containing protein At2g30780-like isoform X1: MSRRPACSLVPLLRSRCCLHDATTPRSFTAGSVPPDVISYTWPPPPPPPPNPTGSWCPASCSSASPPLPPFAASHLRAAVSSLATSLTALPGPDPDPVPALHEHSFPTLLAVSPLASLELLSLLRSRPRLGLAVFSFRRALSPAPSLGEFALAISLASRARDHDAAAALFADGAAIHSPNQGLYNALMAAYMHNGLLDSCIEVFHALERDPRCGPPNVDSYNILIALYGRSLLVDHMEATLQSLDASGQPRTIGTYNAIISGYLTAWMWDKMEAVFQDMVSGHVAPDATTHMLMLRGYAHAGRIYKMEQAYERACKLVRKVDIVHIRAMLCAYCKFYHVGRIQKIEDLLKQLGPDDYRAWLNVLLIKVYAQEGLVEGMELHISEALERNTIVNTMKVIRAIICSYFRYDAVVKLVHFVRQAEEAGWKLCRSLYHCKMVMYGKHHRLEEMHGVLDEMECFKIDQTKKTFWIMYKAYVSCGRRTEANTILGMMWKHGFGLPRNISVQ
- the LOC136517085 gene encoding pentatricopeptide repeat-containing protein At2g30780-like isoform X2 encodes the protein MSRRPACSLVPLLRSRCCLHDATTPRSFTAGSVPPDVISYTWPPPPPPPPNPTGSWCPASCSSASPPLPPFAASHLRAAVSSLATSLTALPGPDPDPVPALHEHSFPTLLAVSPLASLELLSLLRSRPRLGLAVFSFRRALSPAPSLGEFALAISLASRARDHDAAAALFADGAAIHSPNQGLYNALMAAYMHNGLLDSCIEVFHALERDPRCGPPNVDSYNILIALYGRSLLVDHMEATLQSLDASGQPRTIGTYNAIISGYLTAWMWDKMEAVFQDMVSGHVAPDATTHMLMLRGYAHAGRIYKMEQAYERACKLVRKVDIVHIRAMLCAYCKFYHVGRIQKIEDLLKQLGPDDYRAWLNVLLIKVYAQEGLVEGMELHISEALERNTIVNTMKAEEAGWKLCRSLYHCKMVMYGKHHRLEEMHGVLDEMECFKIDQTKKTFWIMYKAYVSCGRRTEANTILGMMWKHGFGLPRNISVQ